Below is a window of Neofelis nebulosa isolate mNeoNeb1 chromosome 8, mNeoNeb1.pri, whole genome shotgun sequence DNA.
ctattgCAGACTATTTTTTAGAAGAGGAAACCCAGGCTCAAGGCCACATAAACTAGAAATCAGGAGAAGTAGGGTCTAAATAAAGGCCTGCTTAGCTTGagaatttgtgttctttttttttttttttttttttatttatttttgggacagagagagacagagcatgaacggggaaggggcagagagagagggagacacacagaattggaaacaggctccaggctccgagccatcagcccagagcctgacgcggggctcgaactcacagaccgtgagatcgtgacctggctgaagtcagacgcttaaccgactgcgccacccaggcgcccctagaatttgtgttcttttttgaaaagaatgtttatttgttttgagagagaggtagagagagggtgaacaggggaagggcagagagagagggagagagagaatcccaaacagctccatgctgtcagcacagagcccgatgtggggcttgatctcatgaaccatgagatcattacctgagcccaaataaagagttggatgcttaaccagctgagccacccaggcgctcctatgtCCTATGTTGTTTTTAATACCCCCGGCACCATGTTGCATCTTTTGAGGTAACAGAGATCCAGAGATCCCTCTCCTTTGAAAGAGGAGGCAAGGATGAGAAAGCAAATGCAGGGCCAGAGATACACTGCGGTGAAGGGAGTGAATTTTCCTGGGCTTAGGCTGCACAGCTTCATGCTTTTCTGAAAGTTATGTAATGAGCTGAccaaggagagaaagagtgggaaagGGAAGGATCATGATTGAAGAGAGAAATATTGTCCCCCAAGGACTTTTGTCAGGGATTTCAGAGGCGAGGAAAGGGATTCCTGAGCACCCGTGAAGGCCAGGATTGAAGGGGGAGGCATGAAGCCAGAACAGGCCAGGTCTGGGGGCTTCCTGTTCCTTTAGGATAAAGCTATcttgggagcagagaaagaggaggctgACAGTGGGGTGAATGTGGTGGACTTGGCATAAGGGATGTGGGGAAAGGTCAGGAGGGTGAGTGAGGCCTAAGCTCTGGAAGTCTAGCAGTGGTGCATATGATGGTGTAGTTGGAGTCCGAAGTCTGTGACTGTGTGTGCAACTCAAATTTTCCCTTGATGTCTGGTTAATACCCTGCCTTCCTGGAGTTTCAGAGCTGCCTCTTCATACAGAGGGACATTTAGATTTGTCATTGGGGGACACTACTGTGTTTTTacttagataatttttttaatgtttatttatttttgagagagagagagagagagagacagaagacaagcaggggaggcagagagacagagggagacacagaatctgaaacaggctccaggctctgagctataagcacagagcccgatgtgaggctgaaacccatgaaccgtgagatcatgacctgagctgaaattggatgcttaactgactgagtcacccaggactGCATAGCCCTGAAACTACTATGTTTTTGAGTGGTCCCTGTTCAGACTCTTGACCCAGTcttactcttctttcttttttcttcacctcCCTCCCTGGTCTATAGGGAGCATTGGTTTTGGTCCCACAGGGATATTTCTACTGACAACCAAGTGAGTGAACTTGGAAGCACATGCGCCCTCAATCATGACTTTGGGTGAGGCCACAGCCCTGGTTGACAGCCTGACTACAATCTCGTGAGTCACCTTAAGCAGGAGTTACTGATCTAATCACCCAGGTTCTGGCCCACTGAAGCTATGAGAtgacaaatgtttgttgttttacgCCACTAGGTTTTGTGTGTAAGTCATTAAGGGGCAATAggtaattaatacatattttggtaCCTGGAAGTGGGGTGCTGAcataacaaatacctaaaatacGGGTGTGGCTTTGGGACCAGGGAATGGATGGAAGCTGGAAAAGCTTTGAGGATTTTGAAGAAAGTATTCATGAAAGCTTAaccttgaaaatactttttttgtaGAATTCTTGGACTCTGGGGAGGAGAGTCCTATTTCCCTGGAAGGTGACTTGTAGGGCTGTCATTTATTTTGGAGCCATGCCATTTTCCTGATCAGGTCTTTCACTACTTGCTTAACTTGTTGGTTCCTGAGAGTGTAGATAAAGGGATTCAAGAGGGGGGCAATAATTGTATTGATTAGGGACACTCCTTTGTTGAAATCAACCCCCTTGCCTGGAGAGGGCTTCACATACATGAAGAAGCAGCTGCCATAGCACAGGGTGACCACAATGATATGGGAGGAACAGGTGGAgaaagctttctttctctcttggacCGAGGGGATCCTGACAATTGTCCGGATGATCTGGACATAGGATATGGTGATCAGCACTAGAGTGCTGACCAGCGCCACCACGGCCAGGGTAAAATCCACCATCTCTAACACCTGTGGCCCACTGCACACCACCTCCATTAGAGGCGTATAGTCGCAGAAGAAGTGGTTGATGTGGGTGTCACAGAATGGAAGCTGACTGGTCAGGATGACAGGCACTATGATGAAGAAGAATCCTGCCAGCCAGCAGGTGAGGATAAGCTGTGTGCAGACTCTGTTGCTCATGAGGATGGGGTAGTGGAGGGGCTGGCAGATGGCAATATACCGGTCATAGGCCATGGCTGTGAGGAGGAGGAACTCTGTAGCCCCCAGGAAGATGTGGAAAAAGTCCTGAGTAATGCAGCCAGCAAAACTGATGGTCTTGGTCCCTGTGGCAATGTTGAGCAACATC
It encodes the following:
- the LOC131483822 gene encoding olfactory receptor 2AP1-like; this encodes MANQTIVTEFFLQGLTDTKELQVAVFLLLLLAYLVTVSGNLVVISLTLLDTRLQTPMYFFLRNLSCLEIWFQTVIVPKMLLNIATGTKTISFAGCITQDFFHIFLGATEFLLLTAMAYDRYIAICQPLHYPILMSNRVCTQLILTCWLAGFFFIIVPVILTSQLPFCDTHINHFFCDYTPLMEVVCSGPQVLEMVDFTLAVVALVSTLVLITISYVQIIRTIVRIPSVQERKKAFSTCSSHIIVVTLCYGSCFFMYVKPSPGKGVDFNKGVSLINTIIAPLLNPFIYTLRNQQVKQVVKDLIRKMAWLQNK